The genomic stretch CTGATATAGGATACATAACGACACTACAACTGATTGAGATACGCTATTGCAACCATTCTGTGGCCGATTCTGCCAGGGAAATTCAGGAAGATCAAGAAAGTATGGGAAACAGTTCCCTGAAGATTACACTGGAACCCCCAATTTTCAAGTAAGTGCTTATTCAATTATCCATTCTCTTATTGTAATGATGgaaaactaaattttatatatatctctttcatgAATAGGaagaggacgaaatttatttgtatttatctttaatctcGTACGTCCATCaagtaatcaaaattttaaaataaaaagttaaaatttattttccattttaccTTAATCTGATAACAAAATTATAACtgtccataatttttttaaaattagaaccATTATCCCATTATTATCTCATAATATAAGGATTATTATTGGGTAGGTAGCCAATATTTTCATTATCCAATAAAATGAGAACCATTATTTGTAGGTAACTAACAATGACAagatatatttgtatattcaaTAGTGGAAACCCCAACCTGACATGCCAAATtatgtggatatatatatatatatatatttgcacatTCAAAGATGACAAGTATATTTGATTAAGAATATTTAGTTGTCAAATAAAGTTAATATATGGTAGGATAATGCTAGGTGGCCAATTTGGCCGACAACTTGGTTGACAACTCAGTTAAAATTACATATCTACCCtctttttaaattacaaatctaCCCTTAATTTTTCAGCTCAAAATTAATACCGCGCCCAGCTTCATCTTCCTCacctgctctctctctctggccaCCCAGCTtcttccccccctccccctccctctctctcgtcTGCTATGCTCCTTCTGGTCACCGTTCGCCGCCGTTGCATCCGCCTCCATCGCTGTTTGCCACCGATAAAGCTGCCtccatctcctctctctctctctctggtctTCTCGTTCTTTCACGCGGCTTCTCCTCTCCTATGGTCATTCGTCGTTCGCCGTGATGTTCAGAAAGCAACGAGTCTTATGCACTATGGGTGcctttttgttaaaaaattcaaGCTTTATCATCTCATCACTCTTTGTTTATAGCTTCTTTATGTGGGTTTTCTTTGaatggcctttttttttttttctcaggCAGAATGAATTTTCCGAATAAACCCAGAAAACAGCCACGAGGAGGATGTGAGGAGGTAAAGTTGGAAGTTCTGTTTTGAGCTCAAGTAATGAGGAAGATTCAGAGGCAAGCGTGGTTGTTCTCGACGAGAACCCATCCAAAAGATCTAGCACCTATGACGTGAAGACGGTGGACAAATTGGCGGATCCTACTTTTCCAGCGCCATTGCCTgttgttattttgagttcaagCGATAGGAAAATACCCAAGCAAGTGTAATTGTTCTTGGAGGGGTGACTTGCAGAACCCATCAAAAAGATCTAGCACCAATGATATGGAGGTGGTGGACAAAGTGGTGGATCCACATGCTTTTCCAGTTCCTTTGCTTGGTTTTAGGGGAATTGTAATAGTAAACTATCATTTAAACTCATTTGTGTAGGCACATCGTTTGCTGATTCTGGGTTTAAATCCATATCCATCCGTTCGTTGCTTCTGTAAATTAGATTAGGGTTTGGAGTATTGCTGTTCATTAGTCATTCGTTGCTTTTGTATGCTTTCTATGCAGCGAAGGAGATCTGACATTTGACGGATTCATATTGAAATTGGCTGTGTTGTTTGGCTAAAAAATCCTtgcttcatttatttatttgacacATAGGTATTTTACATGAGTAATGCTACTTGTACGCACAAAAGTGACGCACAGTTTGACGCACAGCGAGAAATTGCGGTAATTTGGATGTGAAAATATCGCGAAATTATAAAAGAGACCCATGTTgcttttttcttgaaattgggTCATTTAtactctctgtctctctcactctcacccgcctgcactctctctcttttatctctctctcagCTGCCGCAAGAACTCACCCTCCCAGAAGACTTGCCTCATCTTCCATTGCGTCTGCTACCTTCATCTTCTACTGCGCCAGCAATCAAtgtatctttctctctctctctctctctctctctctctcactgaaGCACGAACCCACCATCCCAGAAATCGAAACCCTCACTGTCGCGGGCGACAATCTGACATTTTTGGGCCGCCGGCGACTATCACCAACAGCGGCGCTGGTAGCGTTTCTTCTGGAACTTCCCATTGTCGCCGGCAACTATCCCCTGATTTTTGCAGCTTATTCGATTTTTCTCCTCTTGAATTTGTTTCTCCTCTTTACTTGATATgcttttaattattgttaattatttcttattacgATTACATTTGGTGGATGGCCAGTATTTGAGTGGAAGATCCAGATCtcaaaaaagtagaaaaattTTTGTGTTGCAAGCAacgatataaaatataaagtagaagaaattttatGTTGCCAGCAACAAtcttattacaaaatatgaaattaacaaaatttcataatataaaattgattacattacataaaatttattttttaaagtactAAATTTACACACTCAAATAAcacaatttaattgataatatccAACTATTACATTTATATActtaaataacaaattttgatCAAATGTAACGGAAAAGGAATGTAACAGAAAAGGACGCGTCAACCTGagagggaggagagagagagaagtgaggagtgcgattttgttcaccctaaAAAACGGGGGTGATGGTCACCCTCGTTATTTTTAGACTTAAGGATGACGGAGGGCAGGGCAGGGAAATATTACCGCCCAAAATTTTACCCTCCCAGGCAGCCAAATATTACCGCCCCCCTTCCCTCCAtctgggtctctctctctcactcactctccCGCTCCCCAGCAATAGCACCGGCGTCCTCACCAGCATCACCACCGACGTCGGACCTCCGGCGTACCCCCAGCAGCGGCGTCTCTCTGTTCTCGCCCTTCTTCAGGTAAATGTtactttagttttttgtttggaAATGCTCCGACGTCTCCCTGTTCTCTTTTAACTATTTGCTTTCGTGCATCTCCGAAGTCCTATTCAATATTTAAGTTTACAGTTAAGAACATTGATTCAATTGGCTTACCAGTAGAATATTACTGAATATTTAGTTTTCATGTTCATTGGAGCAATTTCTCGGAGATGGAAGCCACTGTCTTATATGTATAGCTCAAACTACTACTTATACTTTTGTCCGCTAAACTTGAaccattattttttgtttgaaaaatttcgtggttattatgattttttactCTTTCTTGAAATATGATATATGTACCCTTAAAATTTTCAGATGTATAATGAAGTAATGGGTAACAAGATGCTGACTTGAATGTATGTTGCAGAGTacttaattaaacttttaaagattataagaaataagaaagaatgtGGAACTTGCCCAAAACCTAAACTATATCctcttaatttctatttatcattCGATTACCATTGTATGGGCTTATGTTATCTACCCTCCCTCTCTTTCTGCTTCCGAACATCGCCTTAGTATGTTTCATCTGAATATCAAATTCATAACTTATTCTCTTTGCAAACATTTGTTGACTGTTATCAATCTTCTTTCACTAGCACTGACAACATTGTATGATTGTTTGTGATTATGGAAGTGCTATTCTTTTAAGTATCAAGTGCTAAAAAGTCACAAATGTAGTTTATctcactattttattttctttcatttgtttaAAACATACAGCCTAGTTTGTCATAGTTAAAAACTTGGATTTTAGTGATGGATGCAAATATCACTAGTTCTTGTGAGGGAATGAGTATTCAAGACTTGAATTTTAGTGATGATGAGAAATCTCCTATAGTTGATGAAGGATATGGGGTTTCAAATGATCAGTTTGAAGAGGATATAAATTGCGAGGTAGATCCAAAAATTGGAATGACATTTGACACAACAAAAGAAGCATATGATTTCTATAATACATATGCAAGGCGAGTTGGCTTCAGTGTTAGGATATTAAGAACAAACAAGAATAGAtctgacaaaaataaaatccaacggCAAGCACTAGTTTGTTCATGTGAGGGCACTTCCAAAAAAATCAAGACAcctgaaaaaaaaagagatattcGGCGATTTGACTGTAAGGCAAAATTTGTGATTAAACTGGTTCCCGACGATAAGTATAGACTAATTGAGTTCAAATCGGAGCATACTCATGATCTTGTCCCACTTCAGCATTCCCATTATTTGAGGTCTCAAAGGAAAATCGATTTTTCACAAGCTGAACTTATGAAGAAAATGCGTTCCTTTGGAATAAAACAAGGACAAATTTTCTCCTACATGTGTGAAGAAGCTGGTGGAGCCCAAAACCTGAATTTCACAAAAGCTGATTGTAACAATTTATTGCAAAGAACACGGGCTAAATTTTTCAAGATGGGTGATGCCGAATGTCTCCTTGAATacttcaaacaaaagaaaggggaaaacaaacattttttttactcttttcgAACCCATGAAGATGGTGAGATATGCGGTGTATTTTTTTGTGATGCAAAATCGAGACGAGATTATGGGATATTTGGTGATGCGATATGTTTCGATACAACATTTCGAACAAACaattatgatatgttatgtgcACCAATTGTTGGCATCAACCATCATGGGCAAACATCACTTTTTGGGTGCGGTCTACTAGATGGTGAAACAATTGATGCGGTAATGTGGTTGTTTACTACTTTCTTCGAGGCTATGGGAGGAAAAAAACCGAAAAGCATATTTACAGATCAGTCTGCAGCTATATCAAGTGTTGTTGATACGGTATTGCCTGAAGCCCaccatggattgtgcttgtggCATTTATGTCAAAATGCTGCAAAGAATTTGAGTAATAATGGATATAAAACATTTGCACCACAATTCAAAGCTTGTATTTACAATCCAGAAACAGTTGAAGAATTTGAACAAAGTTGGGACAAATTGCTTGAAGATAATGGGCTAAGAGGTAATGAGTGGTTGCAAAGAACATATAagttgagaaagaaatgggCTCAAGTGTACAGTCATGCTCACTTTTGTGCTGGCATGACTACTTCACAGAGAAGTGAAAGTATCAATAAGTTTTTGaaggattattttaatcatggTAGAATTGTTCTTCGGGAGTTTGTAAGTCTATACTCTAGGGCCATGGATAATCGCcgtgaaaaaaaaagggaggcTGAACATTTAACACAACAAACAACacctaattttatttgtaattggCCTGTAGAGCGTGAAGCagcaaaaaaatatacaaaaaaaatattttactggTTTCAAGAATGTATTAAGCAAACCATTGATTTGTCATTGGAATTGGAGAATGATGATGGAACTATTCATACCTATAGAGCTAAAGAGATTGAAGGTCGAAAAAGGATTTGCACACTTACATACAACCACTTGGAACAAACAATGTCATGCACatgtaaaaaatttaagttcGATGGAATCCTTTGTTCGCATGCATTGCAGTTGTTCTGCCACTTAGAGTTCAAAAGTTTACCTCCTGAATACTATTTGAAAAGATGGACACGGGCAGCTACATATGAAGTTATTTGTGATCCCATGGGAGAGATAATTCCAAATGACAACGATCCAATGCTAACAGCTCATTATAGTGAGTTATCACATATTTCACAAAGAATTGTGTCCAAGGGTTCAAGGTGTATTGATGTTTTTTCATTAAGCAAATCACTATTGGTAGAAGTAGAAGCAAAGATTGACACCTTTATAGCCTCCGATGAAGATGTGAACAAGAGTATTCGAATCGACACACATCATAAATCGGTATCAAACATGCAGCAGGAGGCACAATTAAGAGAGCCAACAAAAAGACGCTTGAAAGGCCAATCTAGCAAAAGAATTAAAGGTCCATTGGAAAGCAAATCACGAAAGAATAATTCACCAAAAGTAATGGGTCAGTTGCTAACCAAACCTACTTGTATACTTGcattaatatattcatttacACTCATTTATGTTTgtgataaagaaaaataacacgATGTCTTTTGAAGATGGCATGACAGGTAATAGGGATGCAGGCCATGTCATGACTGGACGAGCCTTAAACTCTAATCATGTTGTAGAGGCAGTAAACAACgatcttatttttataaaggAAATGTTTGTTGttaattctctttttaattacgctattttttgtgaatgatcaatatttttctcttatatttATGTAGGGAGTGTTTGGAATGGCGCAACAAGGATATTGTAACAATAATAGTTGGCAATGGATGCATCTAAGAGACACACATCCACATGCAAGCTTACCACTTCAAGGCATGTTTCAACCGTGGAATGTTACAACGTCTCAACAAAAGGAATTCCTCTCAAATGATTTCTTAATGTCACAGGAGGTACATCAATTCTAGATGTATTAATAACCTATTTTAACTTGTAGGTCTTTATATTGAGAACACTTTTCTAATAGACTTGTTAACATAAcccatgatatatatacatatataggctTCTTCATTACAAATGTTTGCATCTCCGACAATAACTACAAGCCAACAAGTTGTGAGTTCGTCAACATCAAACATTATGAAGTAATCGACATTGTAAAAAGCAGTGGTTCACTAAGTGTAAGTTACTAAGTGTAAGGTTAGTTTgtttgaaaactcaaaaattcCTTGGAAAATCTTTCTTTAGCTTTGGTTTTGTTCAGATTTTGAAGTTGCTAGTGTGAACTAAACAACGCATCCTAAGCTTAATTGGGCGAGGCCACGGAAAAAGAAACCTTCTTCTGCCATGCAGCGTAAGTCCGTGCCTATCCGCAACTTGTTTGTTGTAAATTTTTCATACGAAATCACAGATGAGGATCTTAAGGAGTTTTTCAATTCTGATAATGCCAATGTTGTTTTTGCGAAAATTATATTTCATGAAAATCCAAGGtctgttgggtatggatttgTATTCTCCATTTCCAATGAGGCTGAAGCTACTCTCACTGCTTTTGAAGGAAAGGTATGTTTTGGAGAAGTTACTCGTGCTTGCCTAATTTGTTCTATAAGATGTCATTTCCCTATATTGTGCTGcttatcttcttttatttatttatttgtcggTTCAAAGCATATTAGACTTTATCTGCTGTGCAAAACTTTATTCTTGAGCACCTGTTTTATAACAGTTATGTATGGGAAGACCAATTTGAGTGGCTCCTAGTAGAAAATTTTTGAGACAAGCAACGAAAATGAGTACTCAATTGGCGAATGCGTCAAATAAACCAAACCCTGATGCTGAACAAGCAGAAGCCCTTGAAGCTTGATGGTGAATTTTCTTGGACAGTTTAGGTTTTTCAGTGTTTTCTTTTGAGGTTGTAAAAGATACTAAGATATGTGTAACCagttatttgtttaattaatgtaTGCCCCCACTCACCCAAAAATTGGGGTGGGAGGACTCCTTTTACTCCAGTGTAGTTTCTTTTTTCGGGGGACTATCCATGTATATAGTAAGCATAAGATTGATGATCATTTCTACCTTTTGTTTAGAAACAAAATATGCTGCATTCACTGTGTTTTTTAATCTGTAATATGACTTTGGTGTTCTATTTCCTCTACTGGAACAGAACAGGGGAATTGCAAACTCCAAAAGGAGAAAACAAGAATCTGATACAGTTGGTTATCTGTCTTCCCAATACTTGGGTAAGAATATTTGTAGTGGAACTGATGTTGATCCTTCAAAGCTAATATCCCAAAAAAGGAAGTTAACATTGAGCATGTTAATTGAAatctcatataatattttgtgtacATTGAGTTaactttcttttttgctttattattagtaatttgaCATatggtgtaatttttttttttttatcaaaggtAAATGTGTATGGATCAAAAAGTGTACAAGATATCACTGGGCATACCTAGGTGTATTGATACAATGACAAGACCCAACGCAAAAGCCAATGGCCCGCAAGACGCAGTGAATAAAAACATACAATACAAGGCCATGTTTACCTTGTATCCTCAGGTTTTAGTTCAGTTTGAGGTAATTGCTTTGTTTCCCGGGTATGCTTGGTGTACATTGTACATTTTGATCTATATATTTACCTGttgatcaaaaaaaaaaaaatacaatacatATGGCATAGCAGGCTTAAATGCATTGTGTTGGGCAGCACCATTTATCAGATTTGGATTGCTCGTAACCATCTTAATTTTGAAGGGCTTCCTGCCCATTCAGATTGGTCGACAAATAAAAcatgttggtcgaccaagtcataaagAGAACATGTCACTTAGTCGACAAAGACCATAACAAGGAAAgcagttagtcgaccaagggaACCCATCTGTCGACAGACTCAAaaagttagtcgaccaagggttaaggttagtcgaccaagatttaaggttagtcgaccaagaccgCAACATATatactgttagtcgaccaatgcTTATAATCAGTCGACCAAGACAAAAACAAAcacactgttagtcgaccaaggcttgatgttggtcgaccaagtcaaCCTCTTCAGAAAATAATCATAATGCTTAGAAAACCACACTTGTTAAGAAACACTTGAGATCTTTTCAActtgttggtcgaccaagtcaaCTTCATTTCGTTTTTCAcaatttcatgaaattgattATAGATGTATATAGCTTAAATGTGTTTCCCCCTTTTACATTTTTGTCATgatcaacaagaacaaaaaatgtGTCAtgacaaaacacaaaaaaaatcaatttacatttttcacataattaaatgtgtctccccctttttgtcatgaTCAACAAGAACTATGAAGAAGTGATGACTCCCCTCTTCTTAAGAAGCTACGCTGGATAAGGGACAAAATTCTGCTACAAGTTGGGTCTAATGATGCTGCCATAGCTCGCTTAGATAGCTGGGTCAACAATGGTCGCTTCTTCATCTCGGTCGCTTATAATTTCTTTCGCGACAAAGGCCCTTTGAGGGTCTGGGCATCTGATGTATGGCACCCGAGTATGGTGCCTAA from Diospyros lotus cultivar Yz01 chromosome 9, ASM1463336v1, whole genome shotgun sequence encodes the following:
- the LOC127809226 gene encoding protein FAR1-RELATED SEQUENCE 5-like encodes the protein MDANITSSCEGMSIQDLNFSDDEKSPIVDEGYGVSNDQFEEDINCEVDPKIGMTFDTTKEAYDFYNTYARRVGFSVRILRTNKNRSDKNKIQRQALVCSCEGTSKKIKTPEKKRDIRRFDCKAKFVIKLVPDDKYRLIEFKSEHTHDLVPLQHSHYLRSQRKIDFSQAELMKKMRSFGIKQGQIFSYMCEEAGGAQNLNFTKADCNNLLQRTRAKFFKMGDAECLLEYFKQKKGENKHFFYSFRTHEDGEICGVFFCDAKSRRDYGIFGDAICFDTTFRTNNYDMLCAPIVGINHHGQTSLFGCGLLDGETIDAVMWLFTTFFEAMGGKKPKSIFTDQSAAISSVVDTVLPEAHHGLCLWHLCQNAAKNLSNNGYKTFAPQFKACIYNPETVEEFEQSWDKLLEDNGLREK